In Malania oleifera isolate guangnan ecotype guangnan chromosome 8, ASM2987363v1, whole genome shotgun sequence, a single window of DNA contains:
- the LOC131161718 gene encoding uncharacterized protein LOC131161718: MVRVEWGYQGRGKWCSYKRTTLIICSINIVVALYVLHSLYNSVYMYSLRDSSKAVKYTVDQIRKMEESIRVRRAAEPKELVKLMKEIKDEFHIEERVVELPPHLKQKITDEILQRLKSLDSNASASMQRDAVENWRKEKLEEVKRFTLGNTQNSSIQPEEAGILIRVLEFNWAVLVEEIGLWIPVDVINKEHYDKPEGEEEFEEPIAGRPVPRECNAELHTDYDGTAVRWGLTHHKESAADCCQACLDQAKFAKPGEKKCNVWVYCPSETGCYSPDIYEHKHQECWLKYAESPRLNFKDKYSESYRESHPTAPLIVPWMSGVVTA, from the exons ATGGTAAGGGTAGAGTGGGGATATCAGGGGAGAGGGAAATGGTGTTCGTACAAGCGGACTACTCTTATAATCTGCTCCATCAACATTGTTGTTGCCCTCTACGTTCTTCACTCTCTTTACAATTCCGTTTACATGTACTCCCTTAGAGATTCGTCAAAGG CTGTTAAATACACCGTAGATCAGATTAGGAAGATGGAGGAATCAATTCGCGTTCGGAGAGCGGCGGAACCCAAAGAACTTGTTAAATTG ATGAAGGaaatcaaggatgaatttcacATTGAAGAAAGGGTGGTCGAACTGCCGCCACACCTGAAACAGAAGATAACTGATGAGATTCTGCAGAGGTTGAAAAGTCTGGACTCTAATGCTAGTGCGAGTATGCAGAGAG ATGCTGTTGAAAACTGGCGCAAAGAAAAGTTGGAGGAAGTCAAACGATTCACTCTTGGAAATACTCAGAATTCAAGCATACAGCCTGAGGAAGCTG GTATCCTAATTAGAGTGTTGGAGTTCAATTGGGCTGTGCTGGTTGAAGAAATTGGTCTTTGGATACCGGTTGATGTCATTAACAAGGAACATTATGATAAACCTGAGGGTGAAGAAGAGTTTG AGGAGCCTATTGCAGGCAGGCCCGTTCCACGTGAATGCAATGCTGAGCTTCATACAGATTATGATGGCACTGCTGTCAGATGGGGCCTTACACACCATAAGGAAAGCGCAGCTGACTGCTGCCAGGCTTGCTTGGATCAGGCTAAATTTGCCAAGCCAGGCGAAAAGAAATGCAACGTATGGGTTTATTGCCCATCCGAAACAGGGTGCTATTCTCCTGATATTTATGAACACAAACATCAAGAGTGTTGGCTGAAATAT GCGGAAAGCCCCAGATTGAATTTTAAGGACAAATATTCAGAATCATACAGAGAATCCCATCCTACAGCACCATTGATAGTTCCTTGGATGTCTGGTGTTGTTActgcatga